A genomic segment from Streptosporangium roseum DSM 43021 encodes:
- a CDS encoding ATP-NAD kinase family protein, translated as MTTDRPAAPATSPTPSAPAASATPPASVPPGGGDLLVGLIVNPVAGIGGPAGLKGSDGPDVQREALARGASPRAGDRAAQAVRTLMARRPGTRILTVAGPMGEHSARAAGAVPELLRLPPGDPSSPRDTTAAVAAMKDVDLLLFAGGDGTARDVLDGSPSCPVLGVPAGVKVYSGCFAVSPATAGDMAAGFGRDVAGTVEAEVVDLDEEAYRRGRVGPRLYGTLRVPAARTRLSGRKVGSSSAAPGSAEGIAREVVARMRPGARYVLGPGATTMAVGRRLGLATTLLGVDVVQDGELVAADVTERQLADLVDGCESHAVVSVIGGQGFVLGRGNQQISPAVLKKIMASGGLVVLATQQKLAGLGGRPLLADTGDPEADALVGGHVSVITGYRESAMYRIRSAIEEFPA; from the coding sequence GTGACCACCGACCGGCCGGCCGCTCCCGCCACGTCCCCGACCCCCTCGGCGCCGGCGGCCTCCGCCACGCCCCCGGCGTCCGTGCCCCCGGGCGGCGGGGACCTCCTGGTCGGGCTGATCGTCAACCCGGTCGCGGGCATCGGCGGCCCGGCCGGTCTCAAGGGCAGCGACGGCCCCGACGTCCAGCGGGAGGCCCTGGCCAGAGGGGCCTCCCCCCGGGCCGGGGACCGCGCGGCGCAGGCCGTGCGGACCCTGATGGCCCGGCGTCCCGGCACGAGGATCCTCACCGTCGCCGGTCCGATGGGCGAGCACAGCGCGCGGGCGGCCGGGGCCGTCCCGGAGCTCCTGCGGCTCCCGCCCGGCGACCCGTCGTCCCCGCGGGACACGACGGCGGCCGTCGCGGCCATGAAGGACGTCGACCTGCTGCTGTTCGCCGGGGGAGACGGCACCGCCAGGGACGTGCTCGACGGCTCGCCGTCCTGCCCGGTGCTCGGCGTCCCGGCGGGGGTGAAGGTCTACTCCGGATGCTTCGCGGTCAGCCCCGCCACGGCGGGGGACATGGCCGCCGGGTTCGGCCGGGACGTCGCCGGGACGGTCGAGGCCGAGGTGGTGGACCTCGACGAGGAGGCCTACCGGCGGGGCCGGGTCGGTCCCCGGCTCTACGGCACCCTGCGCGTGCCCGCCGCCCGGACACGACTGTCGGGCCGCAAGGTCGGCTCGTCCTCGGCCGCCCCCGGATCGGCCGAGGGCATCGCCCGGGAGGTCGTGGCCCGGATGCGGCCCGGCGCCCGCTACGTCCTCGGCCCCGGCGCCACCACCATGGCCGTCGGCCGGCGGCTCGGCCTGGCCACCACGCTGCTCGGCGTGGACGTGGTCCAGGACGGTGAGCTGGTCGCCGCCGACGTCACCGAGCGGCAGCTCGCCGATCTCGTCGACGGGTGCGAGAGCCACGCCGTCGTCTCGGTGATCGGCGGGCAGGGGTTCGTGCTCGGCCGGGGCAACCAGCAGATCAGCCCGGCCGTACTGAAAAAGATCATGGCCTCCGGAGGGCTGGTCGTCCTGGCCACCCAGCAGAAGCTCGCCGGCCTCGGCGGGCGGCCGCTGCTGGCCGACACCGGAGACCCGGAGGCGGACGCCCTCGTCGGCGGCCACGTCTCCGTCATCACCGGATATCGCGAGAGCGCGATGTACCGGATCCGTTCCGCGATCGAGGAGTTCCCCGCATGA
- the gcvPB gene encoding aminomethyl-transferring glycine dehydrogenase subunit GcvPB translates to MSGHSGESFAELPVAPKPPLRRFHQARWDEPIIFEQSRPGRRGIAVPAAGVPAVELPESVRRAEPPKLPEMAQLHVLRHYVRLSQENLGVDQAIAVGQGTCTMKYSPKVNDRFVSDPKVAELHPLQPDDTVQGVLEVYWRMERMLAEISGMHRVSLQPASGSAAIYANIAMIRAYHASRGEGRQRDQVITTMFSHPSNAACAKTAGYEVITLMPDENGYPDIEALRAAVGPRTAALMITNPEDTGIFNPRIEEFVSLVHEAGGLACYDQANANGLLGITRAADAGFDLCHFNLHKTFSTPHMCGGPAGGASCVSEALAPFLPGPVVEFDGERYHLDADRPLSVGKTRPFLGVTPNVVRAYAWVMALGAEGLREVAETAVLNNNYLMHRILQIPGASAHWGGGRLEQVRYSWQGLFEETGVHSEEIGVRAADFGVHYWTSHHPYLVPEPFTLEPTESYSQEDLDEYAAILAHVADEARRDPEYVRGAPYNQTVHKIDQTSLDDPKQWSPTWRAYTRKHLA, encoded by the coding sequence GTGAGTGGGCACTCAGGAGAGTCGTTCGCCGAGCTGCCGGTCGCGCCCAAGCCGCCGCTGCGCCGGTTCCACCAGGCCCGCTGGGACGAGCCGATCATCTTCGAGCAGTCGCGTCCCGGCCGCCGGGGCATCGCCGTACCGGCCGCGGGGGTGCCCGCGGTGGAACTGCCCGAGTCGGTACGGCGGGCCGAGCCGCCCAAGCTGCCCGAGATGGCGCAGCTCCACGTGCTGCGGCACTACGTCCGGCTGTCGCAGGAGAACCTGGGCGTCGACCAGGCCATCGCGGTCGGCCAGGGCACCTGCACCATGAAGTACAGCCCCAAGGTCAACGACCGCTTCGTCAGCGACCCCAAGGTGGCCGAGCTCCACCCGCTCCAGCCCGACGACACCGTGCAGGGCGTCCTGGAGGTCTACTGGCGGATGGAGAGGATGCTGGCCGAGATCTCCGGCATGCACCGGGTCTCGCTCCAGCCCGCCTCCGGGTCGGCCGCGATCTACGCCAACATCGCGATGATCCGCGCCTACCACGCCTCGCGCGGCGAGGGGCGGCAGCGCGACCAGGTCATCACCACGATGTTCTCCCACCCCTCCAACGCGGCCTGCGCCAAGACCGCCGGGTACGAGGTCATCACGTTGATGCCGGACGAGAACGGCTACCCCGACATCGAGGCACTGCGCGCCGCCGTCGGTCCCCGCACCGCGGCCCTGATGATCACCAACCCCGAGGACACGGGCATCTTCAACCCGCGCATCGAGGAGTTCGTCTCGCTGGTGCACGAGGCCGGGGGGCTGGCCTGCTACGACCAGGCCAACGCCAACGGCCTCCTGGGCATCACCCGCGCCGCCGACGCCGGGTTCGACCTGTGCCACTTCAACCTGCACAAGACCTTCTCCACCCCGCACATGTGCGGCGGCCCGGCCGGGGGCGCCAGCTGCGTCTCCGAGGCGCTCGCCCCCTTCCTGCCGGGCCCGGTCGTCGAGTTCGACGGAGAGAGGTACCACCTCGACGCCGACAGGCCGCTGTCGGTCGGCAAGACGCGCCCCTTCCTCGGCGTCACCCCGAACGTGGTCCGCGCCTACGCCTGGGTCATGGCGCTGGGCGCCGAGGGCCTGCGCGAGGTCGCCGAGACCGCGGTGCTCAACAACAACTACCTGATGCACAGGATCCTCCAGATCCCCGGCGCCTCCGCCCACTGGGGCGGGGGCCGCCTGGAGCAGGTCCGCTACTCCTGGCAGGGCCTGTTCGAGGAGACGGGCGTGCACTCGGAGGAGATCGGCGTCCGAGCCGCCGACTTCGGCGTGCACTACTGGACCAGCCACCACCCCTATCTGGTCCCCGAGCCCTTCACCCTGGAGCCGACCGAGTCCTACTCCCAGGAGGACCTCGACGAGTACGCCGCGATCCTCGCCCACGTCGCCGACGAGGCCCGCCGCGATCCCGAGTACGTCAGGGGCGCTCCTTACAACCAGACGGTCCACAAGATCGATCAGACGTCGCTGGACGACCCCAAGCAGTGGTCGCCCACCTGGCGCGCCTACACCCGCAAGCACCTGGCGTGA
- the gcvPA gene encoding aminomethyl-transferring glycine dehydrogenase subunit GcvPA: MTHPYIPNAEPGVRAEMLAAIGAASVEEFYAAIPAGLRLDRPLDLPAPMASEHELVTHMRGLLARNTDTTEALSFLGHGCYPHHVPAVCDEVNGRSEFLTAYAGEPYEDHGRFQAMFEYVSMMAELLEMDVVNVPTYDGYQASGTAIRMAARYTGRSKVLVSGAVSADKMSKLRDFLAHDIEIVVAPVGAGGEIGDVEIDETFAAIYLETPNVYGVVETRGRELADLAHGAGALLVVSADPISLGVLAPPAAYGADIACGDIQSLGMHQSYGGGHAGYIATRDEERLVAEFPSRLFGIAPTAVPGEYGFGDVFYDRTSFAHREEGKEWVGTAAALWGITAGVYLALMGPEGMRELGETVLARTRYAMDRLAAAGARVLHPGAVHFREFAIEVPSADDLLAALRGHGIFGGVRLDDRTLLVCVTERHSKDDIDRLAAAVQEELS, translated from the coding sequence GCTGGACCTGCCCGCGCCGATGGCGTCCGAGCATGAGCTGGTCACGCACATGCGCGGGCTGCTGGCACGCAACACCGACACCACCGAGGCGCTCAGCTTCCTGGGCCACGGCTGCTACCCGCACCACGTCCCGGCCGTCTGCGACGAGGTCAACGGGCGCAGCGAGTTCCTCACCGCCTACGCGGGCGAGCCGTACGAGGACCACGGCCGCTTCCAGGCCATGTTCGAGTACGTCAGCATGATGGCCGAACTGCTGGAGATGGACGTCGTCAACGTCCCGACCTACGACGGCTACCAGGCGTCCGGGACCGCCATCCGGATGGCGGCCCGCTACACCGGCCGCTCGAAGGTGCTGGTCAGCGGGGCCGTCAGCGCGGACAAGATGAGCAAGCTCCGCGACTTCCTCGCCCACGACATCGAGATCGTCGTCGCCCCGGTCGGGGCGGGCGGCGAGATCGGCGACGTGGAGATCGACGAGACCTTCGCCGCGATCTACCTGGAGACCCCGAACGTCTACGGGGTCGTGGAGACGCGGGGCCGCGAGCTCGCCGACCTGGCGCACGGCGCCGGCGCGCTCCTGGTCGTCTCGGCCGACCCGATCTCGCTGGGCGTGCTCGCCCCGCCCGCCGCCTACGGCGCGGACATCGCCTGCGGCGACATCCAGTCGCTCGGCATGCACCAGAGCTACGGCGGCGGCCACGCCGGCTACATCGCCACCCGCGACGAGGAGCGCCTGGTCGCCGAGTTCCCCTCGCGGCTGTTCGGCATCGCGCCCACCGCGGTCCCCGGCGAGTACGGCTTCGGCGACGTCTTCTACGACCGGACCTCCTTCGCCCACCGCGAGGAGGGCAAGGAATGGGTGGGCACCGCCGCCGCCCTGTGGGGCATCACGGCCGGGGTCTACCTCGCGCTGATGGGCCCCGAGGGCATGCGCGAGCTCGGCGAGACGGTCCTGGCCCGCACCCGCTACGCGATGGACCGGCTCGCCGCCGCCGGAGCCCGGGTGCTGCACCCGGGCGCCGTCCACTTCCGCGAGTTCGCGATCGAGGTGCCCTCGGCCGACGATCTCCTGGCCGCGCTGCGCGGGCACGGCATTTTCGGCGGCGTCCGGCTGGACGACCGCACGCTGCTGGTCTGCGTGACCGAGCGGCACTCCAAGGACGACATCGACCGGCTGGCGGCAGCCGTACAGGAGGAACTGTCGTGA